The region aaataaagttataaaaacagaagctgctgcaCGGATATGAGCTGAACATTAACAGCCGAAGCAGGACCGTAAAACGGaacaactacagaataaaatcctgaaaagtCTGAAGAAGAACCAAACCGCTGACCCAGGAACGTCTGGACGGCGTGCAGAGCCTCCTGATCGGTCACCAGCTCCGACACGATGGTCACCTCGCCGCTCCGGCTGTGCTCGAACGCTCGCTGGCAAACCGTTTTGGCTCCGAGACATTTCGCCTCGCTGTGGAGAGGCGAGCAGAGAGGCGATGGTGCGTTCAGGGgcctcagcaaaaaaaaaaaacggaatcATTAAATGTCTCACCTGGTGATGTCATCCAAGGTCACCAGCTTCCCCGCCTTTATGGCAGCGTTGAAACAGTCGGCCCCCACCGTTTCCATGGCGATGACGGGCACGTCCATCCAGCTGACGTCCTTTAGCCCCTGGAGGACGCCGCACAGGAGCCCCCCGCCGCCCACGGAGAGCAGCACGGCACCTGGCTTCACGCCGGCGCCCAGAGAGGCCGAAACCTCGGCCACCATGCTGGCGTGGCCTTCCCTGTTGGCGTCCGCGGAGACaaaaacgtttttattttttaatcaacacGTCCAGAAACGAGTCACTTCAGAGACGTCTCACCACAGCAGGGGGTGGTCAAACGGTGGGACGAAGGTGAGTCCTTCAGTTTCCGCCAACCTGAGAGCTTCAGCGTTGGCGTCATCCCACAcctgggaggaagaggaagatgtGTACCTTTCTCCTTGTTTGATCTGTCTCGTCACGCCTCACCTTCCCGCTGATCTGGACTGTGGCGCCCTGATCCCGGAGCCTCTGGACCACCAGCGGAGGAGACGAGGACGGAACCACAATCGTGGCAGGAAGTCCCATCTTCCTGGCGACGTAGGCAGCAGCCATACCTGCGTTCCCACCTGGAGAACGCCAACGACAGACAAGCTTAGCCACGAACGGCTTCACTGAGGAGGCCGAAACTAAACGGCAAAGCTAAAAACACAAGACTAGCTTCAAGCTAATGATGCGAAAtgttagcaaaacactagctagaggctaaaagtagcaaagtagtagctagtagctaaaaggagcaaaatgataGGTAGGATGTAAAAGCAGTTCAAGACTTACTAACACCAGccaaagactagctaaaagctaataattaTGGTAGacaaaagctaaattagcagaaaagaagccaaaagctaatagtagcaacatgttagctaaaagctaatgtatcaaaaggctagctaaaagctaaaagtagctaaacaggataaaaagtagccggaactgaagagatcttaatgcaattcaaatatttgtaaataaagtaaaaatatttgaaaagtattaaagttacaaaactcTAAAGTCCCAACACGCATCTTCGTTTTctgctgaacgttttgatataagcatgactaaaaaaaataaacacttaattaaaaataaaatatataaagtgagaaaatGTGTCCAGATGGTACCTGAAGAACAGACGACACCTTTGGACCGCCTGGCGAGCTGAAACAACACATTAAATAGTCATGGTCTGACTCTATAGATCCAGGGGGGCTCAAGTTCTCAAGGTTCTCAGGGTTCCCACCTGCTGGCAGAGGTGTCCGATCCCCCGGATCTTAAAGGAACCGGAGGGCTGGGAGTTCTCCATCTTCAGGTAGACGGTGGTCCCCATCCGCTTGGACATGCCGACACTCTCCAGGAGaggtgtgtttatgtggaaatgCTCCGGCATGTTGGAAATAAACCCgactgcaaacaaataaataaataataaataaaaacatacccGATCAGCGGCtcttaaagtgttttataatcACGTGTTTTTATCCGTTTCATTAAACGCCACTAGTGTTGCCTTCACGGACAACTGAAAACGCAGGAAAGTAGAAACGCCCGactttaaataagtttttcGCTGATGTACGAAGAAATTAATTTAAGCATAAAACTAAcgtaattaaaattaaacaacgataaacagcagaaatgtttacCATTGTGTTAAGCATGTATATCTTTAAACACCGTGTCATTAGCAGACAAAGACTAATTTTTGACGATACGACAAAAAAACCGACGTGCAAAAATCTAAATACTAAACTTAATAAATGTTAACTCACGTTGGGAAATGTCGAAATTTGCGTTTAACgttttatgatgttgttttaagctttactttaaatattatCTTCGTAGTTTTGTACTTTTATAGTAAATATGCTATAAATGTAGCATATAGCTAAATAGCTACGTCATAGGAAATACTTCCGGTGATTCCTTCATAAACGCTTTCCTTTTATGTCTTTAGACTATccttcaaaaatataaatacatttatgtaCATAAGTTCACGAATACTGTTAGCAATAATTATAATATTGATAGTTTAAGTCCCATTTTGTGTGAAATATTACCTTCGTAGTTTAATACTTAACAGTGAAAATGTAGCATGTAGCTACATAGCTGCGTCATAGCAAACACTTCCGGTAGtttcttcacaataaaacattaagctttctttttaaatatttttagacatttcatAGGCATAAATACACTTACGTTCATAAGTTCACTTATAATGTTGGCAATAAATATAATATTGATACTTTAAGTCccactttgtgtaaaatattacattCACAGTTTAATACCTTTCTGCAGTAAATACGCTAAACATTTAGCATGTAGCTAAACCTCATGTGCACTTCCGGTGATTccttaacaataaaacatgacctgtaatcaaaaaataataattcttagGCAAATATATTAACGTTcataattaaataatattttagtaaTAATTCTAATATTAATGGTCAAAGTCCGACTTTGtataaaatattacttttacagtaaaaaaacgtAGCTAAATAGCTGCGGTATTACAAACACTTCCGGtgattccttcaaaataaaataaaaaaccctttttttgtactttcttgGACAATTATAAATGCATTTACCTTCGTCAGCGCACTCATATTAGTAATAAATATAACAATGAAGGTTAAAGTCCCTTTAGCTGAACGTATTATTCGTTTtaatatgaaatgttttgttgttttcctgttacgTGTGCAGACTCCACGTTTTCTGTATTCTAGGTTTAGTTgtttataaactgttttaacttttaaaacaaatgcacagaCTGTGTGATGAACACTGTTTTTAGAGGATGGTATTGCTGGttttgaagaataaaaacttaCCTGCTGAGCTGCTTCTGTTGGCACCGAGCTCTGAATGAAAAGTGAACTTTAATTTTCCATCTAAAGTCCAGTTTTTATGACCGTGGCTCCTTAgttaatgtgtttgtgattAAAGGAAAAGTGACATACTGAGGAGAAATATTAGGCATATATAATAAAGCTACCCCCCAggctttctttcttgtttttagtttaatcatttaacaataaaatcagGTCCAATCCACCACAAAACAACGCATCTTTaacaatcttttattttttaaacatttcaactaTGACTGTTTATTTGGCACACATCAATACACCTTTAAACCCTTACAAATCTGCTCCATTATCTGCTtacagctctttgtttaaatgtcacaGCCTTCATTCTCTGCAGGGATTAtacttttattaatattattattattgtacatTTATAGTTACAGGTTTCTCGTCCCTCATATCAAACTTGACTGGATTTATTACACAGCGTGAGTTCAAGGAGCTGAAAACCTGCCTGTACACTAGGTGGCAGcagtgacagaaacacaaaagaataaTGATCATAGAAAACAAtttgttataaataataataaggaaataaaacattttatacatcTACTGACTGATGCTGCTGAAGACGGTTCATAGAGATCAAAGATTactctgaaacattttatatttgtttgaatctgaagacaaaataatcagatttattttaaacagcagatttaaactttaaacttctgTCTGAACTTCATCTAAGAGCcattttttccacacacacacacttcctgtcctcctcctttctcctgAACAAACGTCGACACGTCAGCTCGAACCGAGTCGTCTAACCGAGTTAACGACTCCCAGATTCCTCTTAAATCAGGGTGTGGGATCAGAGACCGTAACAGTTCTCGTGTCGGGCGACCTCAGGAACCACACGTCGGTCTCCGGTTCTCACGCCTCCTCCGACGTTCCTCTCTCCGTCTTCACTTTCACTTCTCTCCCTCACTTTCACCTGACGTAAACGGTCAACTTTAGGGTGACATTTGACGGCCGACAACCTGTAAGTTTCACATCACTGAAGCTGAGCTTGAAGCTACACCCAAACTTGAGTTTTCATCGGGTCGCATGGCGCCGGACCCAACGGCGTCGATctgctaaaatgttttattggagATTTATTTGGCTTCTACCTTAGAAAGTCTCTGCTGCATcctgacaaacagaaagaaaagtgcCTCAGGAGTCGCCTCCTCGTTTTTACAGTTTCTCTGCCTCATGAAGGCCTCCACCCTCTTCTTCTGTCTGAACTGACTGagtgctcctcctcctcctcctcctcctcctcctcctccggcctTCATGCCAGGGAGCGTTGTCTGGGTTTGATCCTTGGATacagctgcagagacacaaacacagaggctcACCACATCGTCCCAACTTTCTCCTCCAGATGCTCGAACACCACGAGACGccgcaggggaaaaaaaacaaaaaacgacaCCGCCACTTCTTCCCGTTGTCTAAAGGGCTCGGCCCAAACGGCGCCCGTTTCTGGAGCTGCTTTTAATCAGCCGAGTCACAGATTTTAGCAGCTAAAGGTCAAAAGAGACGAGTAAACGTTGCGTTAACGCCGACttctgaatgactttactgaaacCGTGTTAAAGTTGAAACGAGCagaacagaagataaaaatcagcaaaacaactaaaagctaaaattatcaaaactgTAACTACTAATagaagttaaaagctaaaacagtagctgaaagcctAAAGGCACAGACATATATTTAATTTCTTACCGCATCGTTTCTTTACACAAATCTACTCAACAGCGCGGTTTACAACAGCACCTGAACGCATCACAGACAAACAAGTCATCTCACCCCCAGCAGGTTCCTGGGCACATAGCCCTCGCGGTCGCTCAGCCTCGCCCACCACCACTCCGTCTCAGTGTCGTCGTGGCGACGCAGCACGGTGATGGCGTCGCCCTCGCCGAAGGAGAGCTCGTCGGCCCGCTGGGCGGCGTAGTCCCACAGCGCGTAAACTAGCCCTTTGTTCATCACGCCCAGCTTTTCCTGAACACCTGAGAGAaacaacaagaactgaactCAGAGAATGCCTCTCCGCCGTGGCGCCGCGTGTTTCTGCGTTTGACACCGACTGTAGAGGAACTGAGAACACTGGGTGTAGCCTTCCTCCATTTCTTCACATTTGTCTGCCGCCGTCTCCACGTCGCTGATGGTTGTGGCGAAAATGGCCGCCCCCGACTCGACCAGCATCTTACAGAGGTGGACGCTGTTGCACGAAGCGGCGCAGTGAAGAGGAGTCCTGCAAAGACGAAGGAGGAGTTAAATCTCCTCACCCGAGCCTCGGCGTGCGTCTCCATCTGTTTACTTATCGAACTGACCATCCGTCGCTGTCGGCCGCGTTCACGTTAACTCCGAAGTCCAGCAGGAACTTCACGATGTGGTGATGAC is a window of Kryptolebias marmoratus isolate JLee-2015 linkage group LG10, ASM164957v2, whole genome shotgun sequence DNA encoding:
- the sdsl gene encoding serine dehydratase-like, translating into MPEHFHINTPLLESVGMSKRMGTTVYLKMENSQPSGSFKIRGIGHLCQQLARRSKGVVCSSGGNAGMAAAYVARKMGLPATIVVPSSSPPLVVQRLRDQGATVQISGKVWDDANAEALRLAETEGLTFVPPFDHPLLWEGHASMVAEVSASLGAGVKPGAVLLSVGGGGLLCGVLQGLKDVSWMDVPVIAMETVGADCFNAAIKAGKLVTLDDITSEAKCLGAKTVCQRAFEHSRSGEVTIVSELVTDQEALHAVQTFLDEERVLVEMACGAALAAVYSGIIPRLQEEGRLPALRGPLLVIVCGGSSINVEQLDVLKGKLQS